The Enterobacter huaxiensis sequence GTCTGTTGCCATCATTTTGCTGACCTCGCTTTTCCTCGGCGACGGAATACTTCAGGTTTTTGGCATCTCTATTGACTCATTTCGTATAGCCGGCGGGATTCTGGTGGTTACCATCGCAATGTCGATGATCAGCGGCAAGCTGGGAGAAGATAAACAAAACAAGCAGGAAAAATCAGAAACGGCGGTCCGGGAAAGTATTGGCGTCGTGCCGTTGGCATTACCGCTTATGGCTGGCCCGGGGGCAATCAGTTCGACTATCGTGTGGGGGACGCGCTACCACAGCCTGATGCATCTTATTGGTTTCTCCATCGCCATCGCACTTTTTGCACTCTGCTGCTGGGGCGTATTCCGCATAGCACCCTGGCTGGTAAGGTTGCTGGGGCAGACCGGCATTAACGTCATTACGCGTATCATGGGTCTGCTGTTAATGGCGCTCGGTATTGAATTTATCGTTACCGGCCTGAAGAGCATTTTCCCCGGATTACTGCACTAATCCTTCATGTGAAAGAACGGAGCCAGCGGCTCCGTTTTTTTTACGTGATTATCAGCAAATCATATAAATAAAGTTGAAATGGGCACATGCCATAATAAATTCTACTAATAATAGTCTTTACTGATATTTCAATGAGTTAATTATTCCGCACCCTTCCGCCTGCGCAGAAATCCTTCGAACGCTCTGTTATTTTACTCACATGATACTCTGGGGCTTGCTGAGCGATAACCGAAATGATATTAGTAATTTCAACGCTCCCTTAGAGGAATGTGCTAAATAATAACCAGTTGTTAAATTTTCGTACAAAACCATTCGATGATAGCGCAGCGACGCGCTCATAGAGGGAATTCCCTCTATCGTATTGAATAACAGGGCGATTCCCTGGTGTTTGATGTCTGGCAGGGCTGCCCCCGAAGAAACGGTAATCACCGTAAAAGAGAATTGCTTAACAAATTTGCAAAATGTATTGGCGAGAGTTGACGCCATTTGGTACTTTCCGGCCTTATATTTTGCACCGTTAAACAAGTAGATGAGAATTATTTTCATATAGTCCTCTTCTCACGTATCCAGCGCACCTCACGGACAGGGTAGAGGTGTTATGAATCGACGCAAGACGGCCATACGAGCGGTCAGTAATAAAGAAAGTCGGTGATAGCAAGAAGTAAAAAAAGAACCTGACAGCAGCAAAAAAAACTCCTGCGCTGTACAGGCCCCAACAGGGGATTACACAGCTGGCGAAGGCCAGTAATTATAATGAGTGGAGTATCAACACAATGTCCATCATCACAAAAAAAAGTTTGGTAGCGGCGGGGATTTTAACTGCGCTAATCGCGGGAAACGCTGCAATGGCTGCGGACGTTCCTGCAGGTGTCCAACTGGCTGAGAAACAAACGCTGGTACGTAACAACGGTGCGGAAGTTCAGTCACTTGACCCGCACAAAATTGAAGGTGTTCCCGAGTCTAACGTCAACCGCGACCTGTTCGAAGGCCTGCTGGTCACCGACGTAGACGGCCACCCGGCTCCGGGTGTGGCAGAAAAATGGGAAAATAAAGATTTCAAAGTCTGGACCTTCCATCTGCGTAAAGATGCAAAATGGTCCGACGGTACTCCGGTCACCGCCGAAGATTTCGTGTATAGCTGGCAGCGCCTGGCGAATCCAAATACCGCCTCTCCCTACGCGAGCTATCTGCAGTACGGTCACATTGCCAATATCGATGACATCATTACCGGCAAAAAACCTGTTACCGACCTGGGCGTAAAAGCCATCGACGCTAATACCTTTGAAGTGACGTTGAGCGAACCCGTTCCGTACTTCTATAAGCTGTTAGTACACCCGTCCGTATCTCCGGTTCCGAAAGCGGCCGTGGAGAAATTTGGCGAGAAATGGACCCAGCCTGCCAATATCGTTACCAACGGTGCGTATAAGCTGAAAGCATGGGTGGTTAACGAACGTATCGATCTCGAGCGTAATACCCAGTACTGGGACAACGCAAAAACCGTGATTAACCAGGTGACCTACCTGCCAATCGCCTCTGAAGTGACTGACGTTAACCGCTACCGCAGCGGTGAAATCGACATGACCTACAACAACATGCCGATTGAACTGTTCCAGAAGCTGAAAAAAGAGATCCCTAAAGAAGTACACGTTGATCCGTACCTGTGTACTTACTATTACGAAATCAACAACCAGAAAGCGCCGTTCACCGACGTGCGCGTGCGTACTGCACTGAAGCTGGCACTGGATCGCGATATCATCGTGAATAAAGTGAAGAACCAGGGTGACCTGCCTGCCTATAGCTACACTCCTCCGTACACCGATGGCGCGAAACTGACCGAGCCAGAGTGGTTCAAAATGACGCAGGAACAGCGTAACGCAGAAGCGAAAAAGCTGCTGGCCGAAGCGGGTTATACCGCTGACAAGCCGCTGACCTTCAGCCTGCTTTACAACACGTCCGATCTGCACAAGAAGCTGGCTATTGCCGTCTCCTCGATCTGGAAAAAGAACCTGGGTGCGAACGTTAAGTTGGAAAACCAGGAGTGGAAAACCTTCCTGGACAGCCGCCATCAGGGCACCTTTGATGTGGCGCGTGCGGGCTGGTGTGCGGATTACAACGAACCGACTTCCTTCCTGAACACCATGCTGAGCGACAGCTCAAACAACACCGCGCACTATAAGAGCCCGGCGTTTGACAAGCTGATTGGCGACACGCTGAAAGCGACTGACGAAGCGCAGCGTACTGAGCTGTACTCCAAAGCTGAGCAGCAGCTGGATAAAGATTCCGCGATCGTTCCGGTTTACTACTACGTTAACGCCCGTCTGGTGAAACCGTGGGTGGGTGGTTATACCGGTAAAGACCCGATGGATAATATCTACGTTAAAAACTTGTATATTATCAAGCATTAATGGCAATGAGTGGGGCGAGGTTGCTCGCCCCACGGTGTCTAACCAACGTCACATAATATAGGCACACGCCAGAAGGTACGGGCAATGTTGAAATTTATCCTACGTCGCTGTCTTGAAGCGATTCCAACGCTATTTATTCTAATTACGATTTCCTTCTTTATGATGCGTCTTGCACCGGGAAGTCCATTTACCGGTGAACGTACGTTGCCGCCAGAAGTCATGGCCAACATTGAAGCGAAATATCATTTAAACGATCCTATCTCCACGCAGT is a genomic window containing:
- the oppA gene encoding oligopeptide ABC transporter substrate-binding protein OppA codes for the protein MSIITKKSLVAAGILTALIAGNAAMAADVPAGVQLAEKQTLVRNNGAEVQSLDPHKIEGVPESNVNRDLFEGLLVTDVDGHPAPGVAEKWENKDFKVWTFHLRKDAKWSDGTPVTAEDFVYSWQRLANPNTASPYASYLQYGHIANIDDIITGKKPVTDLGVKAIDANTFEVTLSEPVPYFYKLLVHPSVSPVPKAAVEKFGEKWTQPANIVTNGAYKLKAWVVNERIDLERNTQYWDNAKTVINQVTYLPIASEVTDVNRYRSGEIDMTYNNMPIELFQKLKKEIPKEVHVDPYLCTYYYEINNQKAPFTDVRVRTALKLALDRDIIVNKVKNQGDLPAYSYTPPYTDGAKLTEPEWFKMTQEQRNAEAKKLLAEAGYTADKPLTFSLLYNTSDLHKKLAIAVSSIWKKNLGANVKLENQEWKTFLDSRHQGTFDVARAGWCADYNEPTSFLNTMLSDSSNNTAHYKSPAFDKLIGDTLKATDEAQRTELYSKAEQQLDKDSAIVPVYYYVNARLVKPWVGGYTGKDPMDNIYVKNLYIIKH
- a CDS encoding YchE family NAAT transporter; the protein is MIQTLFDFPTYFKFFIGLFALVNPVGIIPVFISMTSYQTAAARNKTNLTANMSVAIILLTSLFLGDGILQVFGISIDSFRIAGGILVVTIAMSMISGKLGEDKQNKQEKSETAVRESIGVVPLALPLMAGPGAISSTIVWGTRYHSLMHLIGFSIAIALFALCCWGVFRIAPWLVRLLGQTGINVITRIMGLLLMALGIEFIVTGLKSIFPGLLH